TACTTCCACTCCTAGCACCATTATGTCCCAGATTTTGATAATCACGGTGATTACATCGATTCAGCTCCACAAGTTTACTGTAAACCGATGTCATCGGCCCATCGACGTCCGGTTCATATCTTGTAGAGTTGGCGAAACCAGTTAAGCCGGAGAGCATCGGCCAGTCTATCTCATTGTCAAGCACAGGTATTATATTAGCAACCGCCTCTGAGGAAAGATCAAGTATCGAAACATATCCTAAGGGAATACCAAAGTCGGCCGTTGCGCTGTCTCCGACCGCAATGACGCCCATGGGAGATGAGTTGCTGCACCACAATTCCTCATAAGTTTTTTTGCTCGATTCTTCCACGCCGTAGATGCCGTTGCAATTCTCATCCCTCTGGGAGTCAGTACTGTTCCGACCTGGGTACACCCGTGCATCGTCGTCATCACAATCGCGCCCCCTCCAATCCGTTCCACGTTTCGCTGGGTATGTTGAGAATCGATCCCCATCTTTATCATGCGCGGAATCTTCAAACAAAGGCCGGCAAAGAGTTGGGAACGTTCGGCAGGCATCCACCAATTTCCTGCCATCCAGGCGGTAAGCACTTCGTAGCTTATGTAAAGGCAAGGTGTCATTTTTGTCAGGCGGGAAGAGAATGCACTCTTCAGTATCGCAGTACTTCATTATCTGGCAAACTTTATCAGGTGTCCTTCCCTCATCAATCAACTGCAATGCCCCTTCCAACAGAATAAGAGAAGCGGTCTTACAAAGGACGGCTTCAGCAGACCTGAAGAAGCTGCAAAAAAGGCCCAGAGCGTCCTTGGCTGGTATTTGATGTAGCTGACCCAGTTGAGAGACCGTGGCAACTACGGCAGTACAGAGTACACACCCCCAGGTGTCTGAAGAACCCAGTGACTTGCTCTCCCTCGCTTCGGCTTTCGCAGTGTGGATGGACGGGCACACAACGGTTAGTTGCAGAAGCGCTGTGAACAAAAGCAGTTTGTAAAATATATAGAGTCGACTCATTTTTCCAGGCTGTGGAAAGGGGGTCTTAATTAGCTAGCGCTATTTAAAGCGGCGCTTccagaatgaaaaaaaagtctGGAGGCGAAGAAAGGGTGTTTCACGgctatcaaaaaaaaaaaaaagaagaggcagcAATAAGGCGTCGATTAGTCCGTTACATCTGAGACAGTTACAATTTTTATCgcaaaacaaccacaaccaTCCATCCTTAAAACCGCCTGCAATCCATGTGCACAAACCAAAAAGAGGTACACCACATCATGTATTACTtccccttctgcaactttaACAGcaatttttcctttactgaATTTTT
This region of Trypanosoma brucei gambiense DAL972 chromosome 10, complete sequence genomic DNA includes:
- a CDS encoding GPI inositol deacylase precursor, putative, with translation MSRLYIFYKLLLFTALLQLTVVCPSIHTAKAEARESKSLGSSDTWGCVLCTAVVATVSQLGQLHQIPAKDALGLFCSFFRSAEAVLCKTASLILLEGALQLIDEGRTPDKVCQIMKYCDTEECILFPPDKNDTLPLHKLRSAYRLDGRKLVDACRTFPTLCRPLFEDSAHDKDGDRFSTYPAKRGTDWRGRDCDDDDARVYPGRNSTDSQRDENCNGIYGVEESSKKTYEELWCSNSSPMGVIAVGDSATADFGIPLGYVSILDLSSEAVANIIPVLDNEIDWPMLSGLTGFANSTRYEPDVDGPMTSVYSKLVELNRCNHRDYQNLGHNGARSGSILSILDSVARNRSESVKPAYVFFSMVGNDVCPRPQDAPTPLDYYHSLSEAVKKADSFLPPGSHVLIVSLVDARAAIGSIVNRIHPIGTLNSDVTYGNLYDYLNCLQVSPCWGWLNSNESVRNETWERASAMNAMISRVVDESTNLENVKVHALGDVIGEVVSSFEGPLWKLVNPVDGFHPSQIATALMGARVFAKMQDLGILPTENPFNGDIQRRFGDQGGY